Proteins encoded within one genomic window of Diorhabda sublineata isolate icDioSubl1.1 chromosome 1, icDioSubl1.1, whole genome shotgun sequence:
- the LOC130450561 gene encoding copper-transporting ATPase 1 isoform X4: MSDEEYLLGEEERNISDSLGFEALISNKIDNECQRSPRECAGDFVNIGMDTEPAETSIITVNIDGMTCMSCVKTIEETVGKKRGILTIKVNLQEKTGLVRYDAALVTPQEICDYIDDMGFEASIPLTSLGKTEGITSAVIDIRGMTCNSCVQTIEGMISTSEGIKKIKVDLDKQEGYVEFNMNKTDAEKIAEQIEDMGFEAYVKSDIDKMPRSKRSPSKIKTDVVVDKENFSRCYLQVKGMTCASCVGAIEKHVARLEGVHKTAISLLGARADIKYNPNVITPEQIAVSITDLGFPSTVMRQSGIDETEVDVEIFGMTCASCVHKIETFILKVPGIKDAKVSLTTKRGKFKYDPEVTGPRNIIESIKELGFEAHLFSRDNANGGDYLQHKEEIRKWKRSFLFSLAFGGPCMIAMMYFMIKMSSSTMSHHDMCCIIPGLSTENLILWALSTPVLIFGGKHFFVQAYKSIKHRTTNMDVLIAMATSISYTYSVCVVVAAMIMKENSSPQTFFDTPPMLLTFISLGRWLEHIAKGKTSEALSSLLSLKATDAVLVTLSKKGTILNEEQVNVDLVQRGDILKVVPGAKVPVDGKVIQGQSMCNESLITGESMPVPKKIGSTVIGGSINEHGLLIIEATHTGEATTLSQIVKLVEEAQTSKAPIQQLADKIAGYFVPTVVLLALLTLIVWSVIGSIDINKLPLTDMEKEGYTNTEIILQFVFRCALSVLAIACPCALGLATPTAVMVGTGIGAVNGILIKGAEPLENAHKVKAVMFDKTGTITKGVLEVAKVWMQGDTLSPTLILAAIGSAETNSEHPIAVAITKYIKDVLGTDQTGKSTNFQAVPGCGMKCTVSNLVDVLNVARTTNNTELVNFTNLVQAGSSGMFSVKDVQIEVSRSQNVKLGQLIGVSSLLDNEDGDYDIVIGNREWMHRNGFIIAQEIDRNMITEEEQGRSAVLCAINGTIMAMFSVADTVKPEAHLAVYTLKKMGLQVILLTGDNRKTAASIARQVGITKIYAEVLPSHKAIRVQRLQENGVKVCMVGDGINDSPALAEASVGMAIATGTDVAVETAQVVLMRNDLLDVVACLKLSRKTVNRIRLNFFFASVYNILGIPLAAGAFSLMGLTLAPWMASAAMALSSVSVVSSSLLLKLWSKPTKETLETAEYLSFKNCDNLDSISIHRGLDDVDQIDGRATKFSRYTKT; this comes from the exons ATGTCTGATGAAGAATATCTTTTAGGAGAAGAAGAACG GAATATATCGGATTCGTTGGGGTTCGAGGCTttgattagtaataaaatagaCAACGAATGCCAAAGATCACCCAGAGAATGTGCTGGAGATTTTGTAAACATCGGTATGGACACGGAACCAGCAGAAACGAGTATTATTACAGTGAATATAGATGGAATGACGTGTATGTCGTGTGTAAAGACCATCGAAGAAACGGTAGGAAAAAAACGTGGAATTTTAACCATCAAA GtgaatttacaagaaaaaaccGGTTTGGTTAGATACGATGCCGCCTTAGTTACCCCACAAGAAATATGTGATTACATAGATGATATGGGTTTTGAAGCCTCCATACCTTTAACTTCTTTAGGTAAAACAGAAGGAATAACATCGGCTGTAATAGATATCCGTGGGATGACCTGCAATTCTTGCGTTCAAACTATCGAAG GTATGATATCTACTTCTGAGggaataaaaaagataaaagtcGATTTGGATAAACAAGAAGGTTATGTCgaatttaatatgaataaaactgATGCTGAAAAAATAGCCGAACAGATAGAAGATATGGGTTTCGAGGCTTACGTTAAATCTGATATTGATAAAATGCCCAGAAGTAAAAGATCCCCATCGAAAATTAAGACTGATGTAGTAGtagataaagaaaatttttctagATGTTATTTACAAGTTAAAGGTATGACTTGCGCCTCTTGTGTGGGGGCTATCGAAAAACATGTGGCACGATTAGAag GTGTACACAAAACTGCGATATCATTATTGGGCGCTAGAGCCGATATAAAATACAACCCAAATGTAATCACCCCCGAACAGATCGCCGTTTCTATAACAGATTTAGGGTTTCCTTCGACTGTGATGAGACAGTCTGGTATAGATGAAACCGAAGTAGATGTCGAAATCTTCGGAATGACTTGTGCCAGTTGTGTACACAAAATAGAAACGTTCATTTTGAAAGTACCCGGTATAAAAGATGCCAAAGTATCACTAACCACGAAAAGGGGTAAATTTAAATATGATCCGGAAGTGACAGGTCCAAG aaacaTCATTGAATCAATAAAAGAATTGGGTTTCGAAGCTCATTTGTTTTCAAGGGATAATGCAAACGGCGGCGACTATTTACAACAcaaagaagaaataagaaaatggaaaaggagttttctattttctttagcTTTCGGCGGTCCCTGTATGATAGCTATGATgtatttcatgataaaaatgtCGTCTTCGACTATGTCCCATCACGACATGTGTTGCATAATACCAG GTCTTTCAACCGAAAATCTTATACTATGGGCATTATCTACCCCCGTTTTGATTTTCGGgggtaaacatttttttgtacagGCCTACAAATCTATTAAACACCGTACCACCAATATGGACGTACTTATAGCGATGGCTACTTCTATATCGTACACTTACAGCGTTTGCGTTGTCGTGGCGGCGATGATTATGAAAGAAAACAGTTCTCCTCAGACATTTTTCGATACACCCCCAATGTTGTTGACCTTTATCAGTTTGGGGAGATGGTTGGAGCACATAGCCAAAGGTAAAACATCGGAGGCATTGAGTAG tttattgTCATTGAAAGCCACTGATGCAGTACTGGTTACGTTGAGTAAGAAAGGAACGATTCTAAATGAAGAACAAGTAAATGTCGATTTAGTTCAAAGGGGAGATATTTTGAAGGTGGTACCCGGTGCAAAAGTACCAGTGGATGGTAAAGTTATACAG GGTCAATCGATGTGTAACGAAAGCCTAATAACCGGCGAAAGTATGCCGGTACCAAAAAAAATCGGCAGTACCGTAATAGGTGGTTCCATAAACGAACACGGTCTATTAATAATCGAAGCAACTCATACGGGCGAAGCCACCACCTTATCCCAAATAGTTAAACTAGTCGAAGAAGCCCAAACGTCCAAAGCCCCCATACAACAACTGGCCGATAAGATAGCCGGTTATTTCGTACCGACAGTGGTACTTTTGGCACTTTTGACCTTAATTGTATGGTCTGTGATAGGATCCATCGATATAAACAAGTTACCTTTGACTGATATGGAAAAAGAGGGTTACACCAACACCGAAATCATCTTGCAGTTCGTGTTCAGGTGCGCCTTGAGCGTACTGGCCATAGCGTGTCCTTGCGCCTTGGGACTAGCCACGCCGACGGCAGTTATGGTGGGAACAG GTATAGGCGCAGTTAATGGTATTTTGATAAAAGGAGCTGAACCTTTGGAAAACGCTCATAAAGTCAAAGCCGTTATGTTCGATAAGACCGGTACCATCACCAAAGGTGTTCTGGAAGTGGCTAAAGTTTGGATGCAAGGCGATACTCTTAGTCCTACGTTGATTCTGGCTGCTATAGGATCGGCGGAAACTAATTCCGAACATCCCATAGCCGTAGCCATAACTAAATATATTAAAGATGTACTGG GTACCGATCAAACTGGTAAATCGACAAATTTCCAAGCGGTACCGGGTTGCGGAATGAAATGTACCGTTTCGAATCTCGTTGACGTTCTCAATGTTGCCAGAACTACTAATAACACCGAATTAGTAAATTTCACTAATTTAGTGCAAGCCGGTAGTTCAGGAATGTTTAGTGTCAAAGACGTACAG ATCGAAGTTAGTCGATCACAAAACGTCAAACTAGGCCAACTGATCGGAGTCAGTTCTTTATTGGACAACGAAGACGGCGATTACGATATCGTCATAGGAAATAGAGAATGGATGCATAGGAACGGTTTCATAATAGCACAAGAAATTGATAGGAATATGATAACCGAAGAAGAACAAGGCAGATCGGCCGTACTTTGCGCCATCAACG GTACAATAATGGCGATGTTCAGTGTAGCCGACACCGTAAAACCCGAGGCTCATCTAGCCgtttatacattaaaaaaaatgggcCTCCAAGTGATACTCTTAACAGGCGATAATCGAAAAACCGCCGCCAGTATCGCTAGACAAGTCGGAATAACGAAAATATACGCCGAAGTATTACCATCACATAAAGCCATTAGAGTACAAAG ATTACAGGAAAACGGCGTAAAAGTGTGTATGGTCGGCGACGGGATAAACGATTCACCGGCTTTGGCCGAAGCTTCGGTCGGTATGGCGATTGCTACTGGTACAGACGTCGCAGTCGAAACCGCCCAAGTGGTACTCATGAGGAACGATCTATTGGACGTAGTCGCTTGTTTGAAATTATCGAGAAAAACCGTCAATAGAATCAGATTGAATTTCTTTTTCGCCAGCGTTTACAATATTTTAG GTATACCTCTGGCGGCTGGGGCTTTCAGTTTGATGGGTTTGACGTTGGCTCCTTGGATGGCTTCGGCTGCTATGGCCCTAAGTTCGGTATCGGTAGTAAGCTCGAGTTTACTTTTGAAATTATGGTCGAAACCTACAAAAGAAACGTTGGAAACCGCCGAATACCTCTCatttaaaaattgtgataatttgGATTCGATATCGATACATAGAGGATTGGATGACGTCGATCAAATCGACGGAAGGGCAACGAAATTTTCGAGGTATACTAAAACGTGA